One region of Oryza sativa Japonica Group chromosome 5, ASM3414082v1 genomic DNA includes:
- the LOC9269429 gene encoding transcription repressor OFP8-like — translation MDMSKARRHGVGVGVRLRQRLSQILLHSSCTTTSATAFVTNVAVAAGNAAAARQAPPPAAANDAHQPRPKIDGSVRRRRRRSARALVHISIDCSGPTSARSVGAAVMPSPVAPAKDVKAVIRSKARGGRPRSPSYSCSSSTVTDDELPPFSSSDGEGGEGAETRSSTLFSSLSISSDSTSDFYNSTGGGSKRHHKNPPRRVPRRAPPRGANAGDAKPHEDNKGGAKKADDKHGGGVVGVAAAGSMAVVKRSHNPYADFRSSMVEMVVERRICGADAMGDLLMSYLSLNSRRHHPAILAAFEDVWEAVFATP, via the coding sequence ATGGACATGAGCAAGGCCAGGCGccatggcgtcggcgtcggcgtccggcTGAGGCAGCGGCTGTCGCAGATCCTACTCCACTCTTCCTGCACCACCACATCGGCCACGGCATTCGTCACCAATGTCGCCGTGGCGGCCGggaacgccgccgcggcgcgccaagcaccgcctcccgccgccgccaacgacgCCCATCAGCCGAGGCCCAAGATCGATGGCAGTgtccggcgtcggcgccggcgcagcgCGCGGGCTCTTGTTCACATCTCCATCGACTGCTCCGGCCCCACCAGCGCCCGCTCTGTCGGCGCCGCGGTCATGCCATCTCCGGTGGCGCCGGCCAAGGACGTGAAGGCTGTCATCAGGAGCAAGGCTCGCGGTGGGAGGCCGCGGTCGCCGTCGTACAGCTGCTCGTCCTCCACCGTCACCGACGACGAGCTCCCGCCGTTCAGCAGCAGcgacggggagggcggcgagggggcggagacgaggtcgtcgacgctcTTCTCCTCCCTCAGCATCTCCTCCGACTCCACCTCCGATTTCTACAACAGCACCGGCGGCGGGTCAAAGCGCCACCACAAGAACCCACCTCGCCGcgtgcctcgccgcgcgccgccgagaGGCGCCAATGCCGGCGACGCGAAGCCGCACGAAGACAACAAGGGCGGCGCGAAGAAAGCCGACGacaagcacggcggcggcgtcgtcggcgtggcCGCGGCGGGCAGCATGGCGGTGGTGAAGCGGTCGCACAACCCGTACGCCGACTTCCGGAGCTCGATGGTGGAGATGGTGGTGGAGCGGCGCATCTGTGGCGCCGACGCCATGGGCGACCTCCTGATGTCGTACCTGTCGCTCAACTCAAGGCGCCACCACCCGGCCATCCTCGCCGCCTTCGAGGACGTCTGGGAAGCCGTCTTCGCCACgccctga
- the LOC4339742 gene encoding mitochondrial import receptor subunit TOM7-1 — MANPAQGPLRARTKPAGRRGGAPPPAAEDPSRAAAAAARRSVRKWSTWTMKTAKVAAYYGFIPLVIVIGMNSDPKPSIGQLLSPL, encoded by the coding sequence ATGGCGAACCCAGCGCAGGGGCCTCTGAGAGCGAGGACGAAGCCCGcggggaggaggggcggcgctccgccgcccgccgcggagGATCCgtcccgggcggcggcggcggcggcgaggcgctcgGTGCGGAAGTGGAGCACGTGGACGATGAAgacggcgaaggtggcggcgtaCTACGGCTTCATCCccctcgtcatcgtcatcggcaTGAACTCCGACCCCAAGCCCTCCATCGGACAGCTCCTCTCCCCGCTGTGA
- the LOC4339745 gene encoding late embryogenesis abundant protein Lea14-A — protein MSSLMDKAKGFVAEKIAHIPKPEASLDSLSFKGMSRECITVHSNVNVSNPYDHRLPICELTYTLKCAGNVVASGTMPDPGWIAASDTTKLEIPAKIPYDFLISLVKDVGRDWDIDYQLDVGLTIDLPIVGNFTIPLSTSGEMKLPTLKDMF, from the exons ATGTCGAGCTTGATGGACAAGGCGAAAGGGTTCGTGGCGGAGAAGATCGCGCACATCCCAAAGCCGGAGGCGTCGCTGGACAGCTTGTCGTTCAAGGGGATGAGCCGCGAGTGCATCACCGTGCACAGCAACGTCAACGTCTCCAACCCCTACGACCACCGCCTCCCCATCTGCGAGCTCACCTACACCCTCAAGTGCGCCGGCAA CGTTGTGGCGTCCGGCACGATGCCCGATCCGGGGTGGATCGCGGCGAGCGACACGACGAAGCTGGAGATACCGGCCAAGATCCCCTACGACTTCCTCATCTCGCTGGTGAAGGACGTGGGCCGGGACTGGGACATCGACTACCAGCTCGACGTCGGCCTCACCATCGACCTCCCCATCGTCGGCAACTTCACCATCCCGCTCTCCACCAGCGGCGAGATGAAGCTCCCCACACTCAAGGACATGTTctaa
- the LOC4339746 gene encoding uncharacterized protein, translated as MAEPEPKKPKAKDHVDLVFDAAKVKAKAKAKAIDGDADVEIAKPAEQHGHGSRLLRRACCALGVVAAVAAVAMLVLSLTVLKVRDPTLSMDSVTVERFHVGFGTEASRPLRINVTLVAGIVIKNPNYESMRFGTSTTEFYVDGVPEYVGLGSAPPGEVAARGTSRVRVGMDVFVDRVGAAVVGEVLFGRGEVRLASHTAVDGRVSVLGGLYGRRAVRVAMRCRVVLRVSAAVVVAGSPSCVADFSSH; from the coding sequence ATGGCGGAACCCGAGCCCAAGAAACCCAAAGCCAAAGATCATGTCGACCTCGTCTTTGACGCCGCCAAGGTGAAGGCCAAGGCCAAGGCCAAAGCCATCGACGGCGATGCTGACGTCGAGATCGCTAAGCCGGCGGAGCAGCACGGCCACGGCAGCCGGCTGCTGCGGCGCGCGTGCTGCGCCCTGGGCGTGGtcgccgcggtggccgccgtGGCGATGCTGGTCCTGTCGCTCACCGTGCTCAAGGTGAGGGATCCCACCCTGTCCATGGACTCCGTCACGGTGGAGCGCTTCCATGTGGGGTTCGGCACGGAGGCCTCCCGGCCGCTGCGGATCAACGTGACGCTCGTCGCGGGCATCGTGATCAAGAACCCCAACTACGAGTCCATGAGGTTCGGCACGAGCACCACGGAGTTCTACGTCGACGGCGTGCCGGAGTACGTCGGGCTGGGGAGCGCGCCGccgggggaggtggcggcgcggggcaCGAGCCGGGTGCGGGTCGGCATGGACGTGTTCGTCGACAGGGTGGGCGCGGCCGTGGTCGGGGAGGTGCTGTTCGGCCGCGGCGAGGTGCGGCTGGCGAGCCACACCGCCGTGGACGGCAGGGTGAGCGTGCTGGGCGGCCTGTACGGGCGGCGCGCGGTGCGCGTGGCGATGAGGTGCCGCGTCGTGCTGCGCGTCTCGGCCGCGGTCGTCGTGGCCGGCTCGCCGTCGTGCGTCGCGGACTTCAGCAGCCACTGA
- the LOC9271831 gene encoding pentatricopeptide repeat-containing protein At4g11690, with protein MWGTTAAAVRRLCAAGDVRSALAMLARGTKSGDAALDVTACTALVNGCCKGGDVAEARRVFDEMPLLGLAPNEVTYTALMHGYFTHGQREKGFALFEEMRRGGVEPNLYTYNCLIGEWCRTGEFERARSLFDEMPVRGIVRNVVSYNTLIAGLCRHGKLWDAAKLLDMMRTEGTRPSIITFNLLVDGYGKAGKMSNALPFFNQMKAAGFQPSAVTYNMLIAGFCRARDMTRANRALSDMKERGLEPTKVTYTILIDSFARENHMGKAFEILAGMEKAGLEVDAHTYGVLVRALCMEGNMKDARKLFQSMGEKGVEPSNVIYDMMIYGYGREGSSYKALKLIMEMRQKGLIPNSASYGLTIRVLCKDDKCQEAEALLDDMVRAGLQTSESICQALLDAKARLRGSANVSFV; from the coding sequence ATGTGGGGAACCACGGCCGCAGCCGTGCGCCGGCTCTGCGCGGCCGGCGATGTCCGCTCGGCGCTCGCGATGCTCGCCCGCGGGACCAAGTCGGGCGATGCGGCGCTGGACGTCACCGCGTGCACGGCGCTCGTCAACGGCTGCTGCAAGGGCGGCGATGTGGCGGAGGCCCGGagggtgttcgatgaaatgccgcTCCTGGGGCTTGCACCTAACGAGGTCACTTACACTGCTCTGATGCATGGCTACTTCACTCATGGCCAAAGGGAGAAGGGTTTCGCCTTGTTTGAGGAGATGAGGAGGGGTGGAGTCGAGCCAAATCTCTACACCTACAACTGCTTGATTGGGGAGTGGTGCAGGACAGGGGAGTTCGAGCGCGCTCGTAGcttgttcgacgaaatgcctgTGAGGGGCATTGTGCGCAATGTTGTCAGCTATAACACCCTCATTGCCGGCCTATGTAGGCATGGCAAGTTGTGGGATGCTGCCAAGCTGTTGGATATGATGCGCACGGAGGGTACCCGTCCGAGCATCATTACATTTAATCTTCTTGTTGATGGATACGGCAAAGCTGGCAAGATGTCCAATGCTTTGCCTTTCTTCAACCAGATGAAAGCGGCTGGTTTCCAGCCAAGTGCAGTGACATACAACATGCTTATTGCTGGCTTCTGTCGTGCTAGAGATATGACCCGGGCAAACAGGGCTTTATCTGACATGAAGGAACGAGGCTTGGAACCGACCAAAGTGACATACACGATACTAATTGATTCATTTGCTAGAGAAAATCACATGGGTAAGGCTTTTGAGATTCTCGCAGGGATGGAAAAGGCAGGTCTAGAGGTGGATGCACACACTTATGGTGTTCTGGTCCGTGCACTCTGCATGGAAGGGAATATGAAGGATGCTAGAAAGCTGTTTCAGTCAATGGGAGAGAAAGGTGTTGAGCCAAGCAATGTGATCTATGACATGATGATTTATGGCTATGGGAGAGAAGGGAGCTCATACAAGGCTCTGAAGTTAATCATGGAGATGAGGCAGAAGGGTTTGATTCCAAATTCTGCAAGTTACGGCTTGACAATCCGTGTTCTTTGCAAGGATGATAAATGTCAGGAAGCTGAGGCTCTGCTTGATGACATGGTGCGTGCTGGTTTGCAAACAAGTGAGTCGATCTGCCAGGCATTATTGGATGCCAAGGCAAGATTGAGAGGTTCTGCTAATGTTTCTTTTGTGTAG
- the LOC4339743 gene encoding probable GPI-anchored adhesin-like protein PGA55, producing the protein MATAGGPGRAHTVRDLAEEGKKRAVLLLVFAFGLAFLMSLTSSSVWINLPFATALIVLFRYISLDYDFRRKSTTTTDNDASRALTKTKSIEPNKIPSIQKDGKSDWKSKVNSPPVEAAIEQFTRHLVTEWVTDLWYSRVTPDKEGPEELINIVNNVLGEISVRARNVNLIALLTRDLIDLICKNLELYHLCQAKIGKEKFVNLSTERRDAELKLTLITENKLHPALFSASAEHKILQSLADGLISVTAKPQDLQCYFFRCTARELLACAVMRPVVNLANPRFINERIELLALSHANKAERGVAESLEHATMVKQREPPMPTVDELAALIDPTSSGVELVRFSQDQSKAAPDTQLSNTRHPSNLKPNSSSTSLTNSSHPLESSILSSTTHGHSNSSMSLHSQSSGRTTAECYEGEWAQTMDISSQQKSQALAPEHLENMWTKGKNYKSENVKHVARVPSKSSSLGTSPVQQSAPYSTSVGHYPSAPQRQTTMSRSDDQHLIKHSTTAAYLNGTNHLRMALSRESADHASQEDFGVDSESSYATEEDENNNVTGLDSPVTRVWDSKSKGNATSSHIHHPLESPGFHKAKKNRSHIGKLKMTKTSGRKRSRSNSQKPPVWQEVERSSLLVGDDLNILNTSADDSRTDGLYDDTEVESMSRMFSGANASSLSLASTDSSYSSNYSTTNVLEDSYLKLKCEVVGASIVKSGSGMFAVYSVSVTDANGNSWSIKRRFRHFEELHRRLKEYSQYNLHLPPKHFLSSGLEVPVVRERCKLLDIYLKKLLQIPTVSSCIEVWDFLSVDSQTYIFTDTLSVIQTLSVNLDERSKEKNTKSFNSSQALNGNLVSASQSLHVHKDDTMPKEKDKDFDAVDGLRSRKRNTEQNLGIGVGNTNANLHEDLSGSDPEQNEHSFIINSGNSKKTLSSETDYPPQSLESDGYSVAPNDWMAPNLSVPLFHLVDVVFQLQDGGWIRRQAFWVVKQILQLGMGDTFDDWLVEKIQLLRKGRIVAFAVKRVEQILWPDGIFLTKHPKRKAATPPPGSQSNGMANYLTDEQRLEDAHRANFVHELMIEKAPSALVSLVGRKEYERCAQDVYFFLQSPVCLKQLAFEVLELLVLAAFPELDDIVKKWHEDKQQLYALE; encoded by the exons atggcgacggcaggCGGCCCGGGGAGGGCGCACACGGTCCGCGACCTCGCGGAGGAGGGGAAGAAGCGGGCCGTGCTGCTCCTCGTCTTCGCCTTCGGCCTCGCCTTCCTCATGTCCC TGACAAGCTCCTCAGTTTGGATTAACTTGCCATTTGCCACAGCTTTGATTGTTTTATTTCGCTACATATCACTTGACTATGATTTCCGTAGAAAGAGCACAACTACCACAGATAACGATGCCAGTCGCGCACTTACCAAAACAAAAAGTATTGAACCAAATAAAatcccctctattcaaaaggATGGAAAGTCAGATTGGAAGAGCAAGGTGAATTCCCCTCCAGTTGAAGCTGCAATTGAACAGTTCACAAGGCACCTTGTCACAGAGTGGGTAACAGATCTATGGTACTCCCGTGTAACACCTGACAAGGAAGGTCCAGAGGAACTCATCAATATAGTTAATAATGTCCTGGGAGAGATATCAGTCCGGGCAAGAAACGTTAACCTTATCGCTCTGCTAACCAG GGATCTGATTGATCTTATATGCAAAAATTTGGAGCTTTATCATTTATGCCAAGCCAAGATTGGAAAAGAGAAGTTTGTTAATCTCTCGACGGAGCGTCGTGATGCTGAACTAAAACTGACCCTTATAACCGAAAACAAGTTGCATCCAGCTTTATTTTCAGCCAGTGCTGAGCACAAG ATCCTACAAAGTCTTGCTGATGGGTTGATATCAGTAACAGCAAAACCTCAGGATCTGCAGTGTTACTTCTTCCGATGTACTGCACGAGAACTTCTTGCATGTGCAGTCATGAGACCTGTCGTGAATTTAGCAAACCCAAG GTTTATAAATGAAAGAATTGAATTGTTGGCTCTTTCTCATGCCAACAAGGCAGAAAGAGGAGTTGCAGAATCATTGGAGCATGCTACAATGGTTAAGCAAAGGGAACCTCCTATGCCAACTGTTGATGAACTTGCTGCACTAATAGATCCCACGAGTTCAGGGGTTGAACTTGTGCGATTTAGTCAGGATCAGTCCAAAGCTGCACCAGATACGCAACTCAGTAATACTAGACATCCATCTAACCTCAAACCAAATTCCTCTAGTACTTCTTTGACCAATAGTTCACATCCACTTGAGTCTAGCATTTTATCTTCCACTACCCATGGTCATTCGAATTCCAGTATGTCATTGCATTCCCAAAGTAGTGGCAGGACAACTGCAGAATGTTATGAGGGAGAATGGGCACAGACCATGGATATCAGCTCCCAGCAAAAAAGTCAAGCCCTAGCACCTGAGCACCTTGAGAACATGTGGACTAAAGGGAAGAATTACAAATCAGAAAATGTAAAACATGTTGCGAGAGTACCttccaaatcttcttctctagGCACTTCTCCAGTGCAGCAGTCAGCTCCTTACAGCACTTCTGTTGGTCATTATCCTAGTGCTCCACAAAGGCAGACAACTATGTCTCGTTCTGATGACCAACATTTGATTAAACACTCAACTACTGCTGCATACTTAAATGGCACCAATCATCTGAGGATGGCTTTATCCAGAGAAAGTGCAGATCATGCCAGCCAAGAAGACTTTGGAGTGGACAGTGAGAGTTCATATGCCACTGAGGAGGATGAGAATAACAATGTGACTGGGCTTGACTCTCCAGTAACGAGAGTTTGGGACAGCAAAAGTAAAGGAAATGCCACCTCATCACATATACACCATCCACTTGAATCTCCAGGTTTCCATAAAGCAAAGAAGAACAGAAGTCATATTGGCAAGTTGAAAATGACAAAAACTTCAGGAAGAAAAAGGTCAAGGTCAAATTCTCAAAAGCCTCCTGTCTGGCAAGAGGTGGAGAGATCATCTTTATTGGTGGGGGATGATTTAAATATACTGAATACATCGGCAGATGATTCAAGGACGGATGGACTGTATGATGATACTGAGGTGGAAAGTATGTCAAGGATGTTTAGTGGTGCGAATGCTTCATCTTTGTCATTGGCATCAACTGACTCTTCATATTCATCAAATTATTCCACCACTAATGTGCTAGAAGACTCTTATTTGAAGTTGAAATGTGAG GTGGTAGGAGCTAGCATTGTGAAAAGTGGATCTGGCATGTTTGCTGTATATTCTGTTTCTGTGACTGATGCCAATGGTAATAGTTGGTCCATCAAGAGGAG ATTTCGCCATTTCGAAGAGCTACATCGGCGTTTGAAAGAATATTCTCAGTACAATCTTCACTTGCCTCCAAAGCACTTCCTTTCGTCAGGGCTAGAGGTCCCTGTTGTTCGAGAGAGATGCAAGTTGCTTGACATATATCTAAAG AAGCTTCTTCAGATTCCCACTGTTTCAAGCTGTATAGAGGTCTGGGATTTTCTAAGTGTTGATTCACAG ACATACATCTTCACTGACACTCTCTCAGTTATCCAGACGTTGTCAG TCAATTTAGATGAAAGATCAAAAGAGAAGAATACAAAATCATTCAATTCTTCCCAAGCTTTGAATGGGAATTTGGTCTCTGCTAGCCAATCTTTGCATGTACATAAAGATGATACCATGCCGAAGGAGAAGGATAAAGACTTTGATGCTGTTGATGGTTTGAGATCAAGGAAGAGGAACACGGAACAGAATTTAGGAATTGGTGTTGGCAACACAAATGCCAATCTTCATGAAGACCTCTCTGGAAGTGACCCTGAACAGAACGAGCATTCATTTATAATAAATTCGGGAAATTCTAAAAAGACACTGTCAAGTGAAACTGACTACCCGCCTCAAAGTTTGGAGTCTGATGGATACTCAGTAGCTCCTAATGAT TGGATGGCTCCAAATCTTAGTGTGCCCTTATTTCATTTGGTTGATGTGGTTTTTCAGCTCCAAGATGGTGGCTGGATCAG gagGCAAGCATTTTGGGTAGTGAAGCAAATACTGCAACTGGGAATGGGAGACACATTTGATGACTGGCTTGTTGAGAAAATCCAGTTACTTAGGAAGGGGAGGATTGTTGCTTTTGCAGTTAAGCGGGTTGAACAA ATACTCTGGCCAGATGGAATTTTCCTGACAAAACATCCTAAGAGAAAAGCAGCAACACCTCCACCTGGTTCCCAGAGTAACGGCATGGCCAACTATCTGACTGATGAACAACGACTAGAGGATGCTCATCGTGCAAATTTTGTCCATGAACTAATGATAG AGAAAGCACCATCTGCGTTAGTGAGTCTGGTTGGTCGAAAGGAGTACGAAAGATGTGCTCAGGACGTCTACTTCTTTCTTCAG TCTCCAGTTTGTTTGAAGCAGCTAGCATTTGAAGTCCTAGAGCTCCTTGTACTAGCTGCATTTCCAGAGTTGGATGACATTGTGAAGAAGTGGCATGAAGACAAACAGCAGTTGTACGCCCTGGAATAA
- the LOC9267508 gene encoding WRKY transcription factor 22-like, which yields MTITHASSLSRFHPLLKKLIMEYSNDWDLQALVRSCGTAVADSEPEPPAAPSTTRRAEAETVFVGRAGGVPEFVGQPVRSSAASFYDLEYLDLYHERPRAPFLVTAPSTSRERGEGGEHEVLISFPAIASTSGQGRKQPGRKPGVRTARPKRSKKSQLKKVVCEVPVADGGVSTDLWAWRKYGQKPIKGSPYPRGYYKCSSLKACMARKMVERSPEKPGVLVITYIAEHCHAVPTQLNSLAGTTRNNKPASPDQQQQQQPSPGGASTDEAAAAAAKTEDSADTTCSMADDENDLWAPVEMDMNDFFGPFDDDLDHFLDDDAVLGRRLSL from the exons atGACCATCACACACGCTAGCTCTCTTTCTCGCTTTCACCCGCTCCTCAAGAAGCTGATCATGGAGTACTCCAACGATTGGGATCTCCAGGCACTGGTCAGGAGCTGTGGCACGGCCGTCGCCGACTcggagccggagccgccggcggcgccgtcgacgacgcGGCGGGCTGAAGCCGAAACCGTCTTCGTTGGCCGTGCTGGTGGGGTGCCGGAGTTCGTTGGGCAACCGGTGAGGTCGTCGGCGGCATCGTTTTACGACTTGGAGTACTTGGACCTGTACCACGAGCGGCCTCGGGCGCCGTTCTTGGTGACGGCGCCGTCGACGAGCCGCGAgcgtggggagggcggcgagcaTGAGGTGCTCATCTCCTTCCCGGCGATTGCCTCGACGTCCGGGCAGGGTAGGAAGCAGCCTGGCCGGAAACCGGGCGTTCGTACTGCCAGGCCCAAAAGAAg CAAGAAGAGCCAGCTGAAGAAAGTGGTGTGCGAGGTGCCGGTTGCCGACGGCGGCGTCTCCACCGACCTTTGGGCATGGCGCAAGTATGGCCAGAAACCTATCAAGGGCTCGCCGTATCCTCG GGGATACTACAAGTGCAGTAGCCTCAAGGCGTGCATGGCGAGGAAGATGGTGGAGCGGTCGCCGGAGAAGCCCGGGGTGCTGGTCATCACCTACATCGCCGAGCACTGCCACGCCGTGCCCACGCAGCTCAACTCGCTGGCCGGCACCACGCGCAACAACAAGCCGGCGTCCCctgaccagcagcagcagcagcagccgtctcccggcggcgcgtcgacggacgaggcggcggcggcggcggccaagacGGAGGACAGCGCCGACACTACGTGCTCCATGGCGGACGACGAGAACGACCTCTGGGCGCCGGTGGAGATGGATATGAACGATTTCTTTGGCCCCTTCGACGATGATCTCGACCACTTTTTGGATGACGACGCCGTTCTTGGACGCCGGCTGTCGCTCTAG